Proteins from one Mus pahari chromosome 18, PAHARI_EIJ_v1.1, whole genome shotgun sequence genomic window:
- the LOC110335807 gene encoding olfactory receptor 2H2-like, giving the protein MVNQTAPVGFLLLGFSEHPHLEKVLFVVVLCSYLLTLLGNTLILLLSNLDPRLHSPMYFFLSNLSFLDVCFTTTCVPQMLFNLWGPSKTISFLGCFVQLFIFMSLGTTECILLTVMAFDRYVAVCQPLHYGTIIHPCLCRQLAGIAWALGLVQSIIQTPPTLKLPFCTHRQIDNFLCEVPSLIQLSCGXTTYNEIQMVVASIFIVVVPLSLILVSYGAIARAVLRISSAKGRRKAFATCSSHLIVVTLFYSSVIAVYLQPKNPYARERGKFFGLFYAVGTPXLNPLVYTLRNKDVKRAFWKLLGKDGDSEES; this is encoded by the coding sequence ATGGTCAACCAGACCGCCCCTGTGGGCTTCCTCCTGCTGGGCTTCTCTGAACACCCACACCTGGAAAAGGTTCTCTTTGTGGTCGTCTTGTGCTCCTACCTCCTCACTCTCCTAGGAAACACACTCATCCTCCTGCTgtctaacctggaccccaggctCCACTCTCCAATGTATTTCTTCCTCTCTAACCTCTCCTTCTTGGACGTCTGCTTCACCACAACCTGTGTCCCCCAGATGCTGTTCAACCTCTGGGGCCCCTCAAAGACCATCAGCTTCCTGGGATGTTTTGTCCAGCTCTTCATCTTCATGTCCCTGGGTACAACAGAGTGCATCCTGTTGACAGTAATGGCCTTTGACCGCTATGTGGCTGTGTGCCAGCCCCTGCACTATGGCACCATCATCCATCCCTGCCTATGTCGGCAGTTGGCAGGTATAGCTTGGGCTCTAGGTTTAGTCCAATCCATAATTCAGACACCTCCCACCCTCAAACTGCCCTTTTGTACCCACAGGCAGATAGACAACTTTCTGTGTGAAGTCCCATCTCTAATTCAACTCTCTTGTGGGGANaccacctataatgagatccaGATGGTTGTTGCTAGTATCTTCATTGTGGTTGTGCCTCTGAGCCTCATCCTTGTCTCTTATGGTGCCATTGCCAGGGCAGTGCTAAGGATAAGCTCTGCAAAGGGGCGCAGGAAAGCTTTTGCAACCTGCTCATCCCACCTCATTGTGGTCACTCTCTTCTACAGCTCAGTCATTGCTGTTTATCTGCAGCCCAAGAATCCTTATGCCCGAGAGAGGGGCAAGTTCTTTGGTCTCTTTTATGCAGTGGGCACCCCCNCACTAAACCCTCTTGTATACACCCTGAGGAATAAGGACGTTAAAAGAGCATTCTGGAAGCTGCTAGGGAAAGATGGGGACTCTGAGGAGAGCTGA